In the Paenibacillus sp. FSL H7-0357 genome, one interval contains:
- a CDS encoding RQC-minor-1 family DNA-binding protein, protein MGNLGRADFPLYYLQRKGYLEIEYSDRLPLIVFSEKGWAIERETYAEELLLKLGSLLDGHDYSYVETLKDRNRGMILLLIGKIKGTGNARFVPLLKTWQAIEYKKVQAELQSAVQYLLKEGQI, encoded by the coding sequence ATGGGGAATCTTGGGAGAGCGGATTTTCCCCTTTATTATTTACAACGCAAAGGATACCTGGAAATCGAATATAGCGACAGATTGCCGTTGATAGTTTTTTCGGAAAAAGGGTGGGCTATAGAACGTGAAACATATGCTGAGGAGTTGCTGCTCAAGCTTGGCTCGTTGCTGGACGGGCATGACTATTCTTATGTAGAAACGCTTAAGGATCGCAATCGCGGAATGATCCTTCTATTGATTGGGAAGATCAAAGGGACAGGCAATGCCCGTTTTGTGCCACTGCTTAAAACCTGGCAAGCCATAGAATATAAGAAGGTGCAGGCAGAACTCCAAAGTGCTGTGCAGTATTTGCTAAAGGAAGGCCAGATATGA